One genomic window of Equus caballus isolate H_3958 breed thoroughbred chromosome 6, TB-T2T, whole genome shotgun sequence includes the following:
- the ZNF142 gene encoding zinc finger protein 142 isoform X1, which translates to MTDPVLDSRPANSTGEMDGLCSELLLIPPPLSNRGILEPLQSPCPSGNPTPLPADPGCLLVEATATEEDTGNMEIIVEAVAGNLSPGAPGETPGVLVKVVEVYFCERCEQSFAEPTLLALHQCTETLIQPVQGLSSPPCSVELPPSNLSLPGPLQGQGPPDSPLSCPVCRQEFAQPQALKSHFKIHRGTPDIFSCPESGCVFSAEDRKGLQHHLRQTHRVVPVPCSFRGCPLLFGSQQGMELHRQAHYPFHCNLCSFMGSNVKLFRQHQRSHGAGTQGELSAVQSLPSRELLPAPKLPPGGGEPLEEAGTPLPGQESAEEEDIEEEEENGTLKDSQKALEKGQGAQQLEGDVASGTESLFKTHRCPECKRCFKKRTHLVEHLHLHFPDPSLQCPNCQKFFTSKSKLKTHLLRELGQKAHRCPLCHYSAVERNALNRHMASMHEDISNFYSDTYACPVCREEFRLSQALKEHLKSHTAAAAAEPLPLRCFQEGCSYVVPDRKAFIKHLKESHGVRAVECRHHSCPMLFATAEAMEAHHKSHYAFHCPHCDFACSNKHLFRKHKKQGHPGSEELRCTFCPFATFNPVAYQDHVGKMHAHEKIHQCPECSFATAHKRVLIRHMLLHTGEKPHKCELCDFTCRDVSYLSKHMLTHSNTKDYMCTECGYVTKWKHYLSVHMRKHAGDLRYQCNQCSYRCHRADQLSSHKLRHQGKSLMCEVCAFACKRKYELQKHMASQHHPGTPAPLYPCRYCSYQSRHKQALLSHENCKHTRLREFRCALCDYRTFSNTTLFFHKRKAHGYVPGDQVWQLRYASQEPEEGPRQCPTPPADLEPSSQLSAQPEGLDQDPGTVVDPSLDQALQETSEEDSSRRQDGSEVPQGAGLVGSPSPAEVDEGGCTLHLEALGVELGPVAEPPLEEIAEIAPVEFRPLDPSGPLRLEEPESTLTELSTFEGAGTSGLGAEEEPILEKPVPERARSPPSSEDPPNSWVGPFKATPPTETAPLPQFPESELLLKALRRQDKEQAEALVLEGRVQMVVIQGEGRAFRCPHCPFITRREKALSLHSRTGCQGRREPLLCPECGASFKQQRGLSTHLLKKCPVLLRKNKGLPRADSPIPLRPLPRGTQASENAEGGKPPPAPLEVELVLLKDAASELPREPEEIEETLATLSGSTVPPAGNCSPSETPEKFHFEQGKFHCNSCPFLCSRLSSITSHVSEGCRGGRGWGGKRGASQTQPVVSPLSSGDSAPLSNGNTECSPGDGDTALVPKQKGARFSCPTCPFSCQQERALRTHQTRGCPLEQSGELHCGLCPFTAPAAAALRLHQKRRHPTASPARGPRPPLQCGDCGFTCKQSRCLQQHRRLKHEGVKPHQCPFCDFSTTRRYRLEAHQSRHTGVGRIPCSSCPQTFGTNSKLRLHRLRVHDKTPTHFCPLCDYSGYLRHDITRHVNSCHQGTPAFACPQCEAQFSSETALKQHALRRHPEPTPPVPGSPTEATEGPLHCSRCGLLCPSPASLRGHTRKQHPRLECGACQEAFPSRPALDEHRRQQHFSHRCQLCDFAARERVGLVKHYLEQHEETSAVAAASDGDGDAGQPPLRCPFCDFACRHQLVLDHHVKGHGGTRLYKCTDCAYSTKNRQKITWHSRIHTGEKPYRCHLCPYACADPSRLKYHMRIHKEERKYLCPDCGYKCKWVNQLKYHMTKHTGLKPYQCPECEYCTNRADALRVHQETRHREARAFMCEQCGKAFKTRFLLRTHLRKHSEAKPYVCNVCHRAFRWAAGLRHHALTHTDRHPFFCRLCSYKAKQKFQVVKHVRRHHPDQADPNQGVGKDPTTPTVHLHDVQLEDPNPPAPAAPPTGPEG; encoded by the exons ATGACAGACCCCGTGTTGGACTCACGGCCGGCCAACAGCACTGGGGAGATGGATGGACTGTGCTCTGAGCTGTTGCTGATCCCCCCACCTCTCTCAAACCGTGGAATTCTGGAGCCCCTCCAGAGCCCCTGTCCTTCTGGGAACCCCACACCTTTGCCTGCTGACCCAGGCTGCCTGCTGGTAGAAGCCACAGCAACTGAAGAGGACACAGGGAACATGGAGATCATTGTAGAAGCAGTGGCTGGAAACCTGTCCCCAGGTGCTCCTGGAGAGACCCCAG GTGTCCTGGTAAAGGTGGTGGAGGTGTACTTCTGTGAGCGCTGTGAGCAGAGCTTCGCAGAGCCCACTCTGCTGGCCCTGCACCAGTGCACTGAGACCCTTATACAGCCTGTGCAGGGCCTCTCTAGCCCCCCATGCTCTGTAGAGCTGCCCCCCAGCAACCTCTCTCTCCCTGGCCCTCTGCAGGGCCAGGGCCCACCAGATAGCCCCCTGTCGTGCCCCGTGTGTAGACAGGAGTTTGCCCAACCCCAGGCCCTGAAGAGCCACTTCAAGATTCACCGGGGCACTCCTGACATCTTCTCCTGCCCAGAGTCTGGCTGTGTGTTCTCCGCTGAAGATCGCAAGGGTCTGCAGCACCACCTGAGGCAGACCCACAGAGTGGTTCCTGTGCCCTGTTCTTTCCGGGGCTGTCCCCTGCTCTTCGGGAGCCAGCAGGGCATGGAGCTGCACCGGCAGGCTCATTACCCATTCCACTGCAACCTTTGCAGCTTCATGGGCTCCAACGTCAAACTCTTCCGGCAGCACCAGCGGAGCCATGGGGCCGGGACACAGGGAGAACTGTCTGCCGTTCAGAGTCTTCCATCACGAGAGCTGTTGCCAG CTCCCAAACTGCCCCCAGGAGGGGGAGAGCCTTTGGAGGAAGCAGGTACGCCCTTGCCCGGGCAGGAGTCAGCTGAAGAGGAGGAcatagaggaagaagaggagaatggcaCCCTGAAGGACTCCCAGAAGGCCCTGGAGAAAGGCCAGGGGGCTCAGCAGTTGGAAG GGGATGTGGCTTCTGGCACCGAGTCCCTCTTCAAGACCCACAGGTGTCCAGAATGCAAGCGCTGCTTTAAGAAGCGGACCCATCTGGTGGAGCACCTGCATCTCCACTTCCCAGACCCCAGCCTCCAGTGCCCCAACTGCCAGAAGTTCTTCACCAGTAAGAGCAAGCTCAAGACCCATCTGCTCCGGGAGCTGGGCCAGAAGGCCCACCGCTGCCCACTGTGCCACTACAGTGCAGTGGAGAGGAATGCACTCAACCGCCACATGGCCAGCATGCACGAGGATATTTCCAACTTCTACTCGGACACCTATGCCTGTCCCGTCTGCCGTGAGGAATTCCGCCTCAGCCAGGCCCTTAAAGAGCATCTCAAGAGCCACACGGCAGCAGCTGCGGCCGAGCCATTGCCCCTCCGCTGCTTTCAGGAGGGCTGCAGCTACGTGGTGCCCGACCGCAAGGCCTTCATAAAGCACCTGAAGGAGAGCCATGGGGTGCGGGCTGTGGAGTGCCGCCATCACTCGTGTCCCATGCTCTTTGCCACAGCAGAAGCCATGGAGGCCCACCACAAGAGCCACTATGCCTTCCACTGCCCCCACTGTGACTTTGCCTGCTCCAACAAGCACCTGTTCCGCAAACACAAGAAGCAGGGCCACCCTGGCAGTGAAGAGCTGCGCTGCACATTCTGCCCCTTTGCCACCTTCAACCCAGTGGCCTACCAGGACCATGTGGGCAAGATGCACGCCCACGAGAAGATCCACCAGTGTCCTGAGTGCAGCTTCGCCACTGCCCACAAGAGGGTGCTCATCCGCCACATGCTGCTGCACACCG GCGAGAAGCCTCACAAGtgtgagctgtgtgacttcaCGTGCCGAGACGTGAGCTACCTATCCAAGCACATGCTGACCCACTCCAACACCAAGGATTACATGTGCACTGAGTGTGGCTATGTCACCAAATGGAAGCACTACCTCAGTGTGCACATGCGAAAACATGCAGGCGACCTCAG ATACCAGTGCAACCAGTGCTCCTACCGCTGCCACCGGGCCGATCAGCTGAGCAGCCACAAGCTGCGGCACCAGGGCAAGTCCCTGATGTGTGAGGTGTGTGCCTTTGCTTGCAAGCGGAAGTACGAGCTACAGAAGCATATGGCTTCCCAGCACCACCCCGGCACGCCAGCCCCACTCTACCCCTGCCGCTACTGCAGCTACCAGAGCCGCCACAAGCAGGCCCTGCTGAGCCACGAGAACTGCAAGCACACGCGCCTCCGCGAGTTCCGCTGTGCCCTCTGCGACTACCGCACCTTCAGCAACACCACCCTCTTCTTCCACAAGCGCAAGGCCCACGGCTACGTGCCTGGGGATCAGGTCTGGCAGCTCCGCTATGCCAGCCAGGAGCCagaagaggggcccaggcagtGCCCGACACCCCCAGCAGACTTAGAGCCCTCAAGCCAGCTGTCTGCCCAGCCTGAGGGGCTGGACCAAGACCCTGGGACTGTGGTGGACCCCAGCTTGGACCAGGCCCTGCAAGAGACCAGTGAGGAAGACAGCAGCAGGAGACAGGATGGCAGTGAGGTtccccagggggctggcctggttggcAGCCCCAGTCCAGCAGAGGTGGATGAGGGCGGCTGCACGCTGCACCTAGAGGCCCTGGGAGTGGAGCTGGGGCCTGTCGCCGAGCCACCCCTTGAGGAGATCGCTGAAATAGCCCCTGTGGAGTTCAGGCCCTTGGATCCCTCAGGGCCGCTAAGACTGGAAGAGCCAGAATCAACTTTGACAGAGCTGTCTACCTTTGAAGGTGCTGGGACTTCTGGTTTGGGTGCTGAAGAAGAGCCCATTCTGGAAAAGCCAGTCCCTGAGCGCGCCAGAAGTCCCCCTTCCTCAGAAGATCCCCCTAACAGCTGGGTGGGACCCTTCAAGGCAACTCCACCTACGGAGACAGCACCCCTGCCCCAGTTCCCTGAATCAGAGTTGTTACTCAAGGCCCTAAGGAGGCAGGACAAAGAACAGGCAGAGGCCCTGGTGCTGGAGGGGCGGGTTCAGATGGTGGTGATACAGGGAGAGGGGCGGGCTTTCCGCTGTCCACACTGTCCTTTCATCACCCGCCGGGAGAAGGCGCTGAGTCTGCACTCTAGGACTGGGTGCCAGGGCCGCCGAGAGCCCCTGCTGTGCCCTGAGTGTGGGGCGAGCTTCAAGCAACAGCGTGGCCTCAGCACCCACCTGCTGAAGAAGTGCCCTGTTCTGCTCAGAAAGAATAAGGGTTTGCCCAGAGCAGATTCACCCATCCCTCTGCGTCCTCTGCCCCGGGGCACCCAGGCCTCAGAGAATGCAGAAGGTGGGAAGCCCCCACCTGCACCATTAGAAGTAGAGCTGGTGCTCCTAAAAGATGCTGCTTCTGAGCTTCCTAGGGAGCCAGAAGAAATAGAGGAGACTCTGGCCACGCTCTCTGGCTCCACAGTCCCTCCTGCAGGAAACTGCTCACCCTCAGAGACCCCTGAGAAGTTCCACTTTGAGCAGGGCAAGTTTCACTGCAACTCCTGCCCGTTCCTTTGTTCTCGGCTCTCCTCCATTACGTCCCACGTGTCTGAAGGCTGCCGCGGGGGACGTGGTTGGGGAGGAAAGCGAGGGGCCTCCCAGACCCAGCCTGTTGTGTCCCCACTAAGCAGTGGGGACTCTGCTCCCCTAAGCAATGGGAATACAGAGTGCAGCCCTGGTGATGGGGACACAGCTCTGGTTCCAAAGCAAAAGGGGGCTCGCTTCTCCTGCCCCACGTGTCCCTTTAGCTGCCAGCAGGAACGGGCTCTGAGGACTCACCAGACCCGGGGATGCCCCCTTGAGCAGTCTGGAGAGCTGCACTGTGGCCTCTGCCCGTTcactgctcctgctgctgctgccctgaggcTCCACCAGAAGCGGAGGCACCCCACCGCATCCCCAGCCCGTGGCCCCCGGCCCCCTCTTCAGTGTGGGGACTGTGGCTTCACCTGTAAGCAGAGCCGGTGCCTACAGCAGCACCGGCGCCTCAAGCACGAAGGCGTGAAGCCACATCAGTGCCCTTTCTGTGACTTTTCCACCACAAGACGGTATCGGTTGGAGGCTCACCAGTCCCGACACACAGGTGTTGGCCGCATCCCCTGCAGCTCCTGTCCTCAGACATTTGGTACCAACTCAAAACTGCGCTTGCACCGGCTGAGGGTCCATGACAAAACACCCACGCACTTCTGTCCACTCTGTGACTACAGTGGCTACCTTCGCCACGACATCACTCGCCATGTCAACAGCTGCCACCAGGGCACCCCGGCCTTTGCCTGCCCCCAGTGTGAGGCCCAGTTCAGCTCTGAGACAGCACTCAAGCAGCATGCTCTGCGCAGGCATCCTGAGCCTACACCCCCAGTCCCGGGCTCTCCCACAGAGGCCACTGAGGGCCCCCTGCACTGCTCCCGCTGTGGGTTGCTGTGCCCCAGTCCTGCCAGCCTGCGAGGACACACCCGTAAACAGCACCCCCGGCTCGAGTGTGGGGCTTGCCAGGAGGCCTTCCCCAGCCGGCCAGCACTGGATGAGCACCGGAGGCAACAGCATTTCAGCCACCGCtgccagctctgtgactttgctGCCCGGGAGCGGGTGGGCCTGGTGAAGCACTACTTGGAACAGCATGAGGAGACTtcagcagtggcagcagcctcAGATGGGGATGGGGATGCTGGCCAGCCGCCTCTGCGCTGCCCCTTCTGTGACTTTGCCTGCCGCCATCAGCTGGTGCTAGATCACCATGTGAAAGGGCACGGGGGCACCCGGCTCTACAAGTGCACCGACTGTGCTTACAGCACCAAGAATCGGCAGAAGATCACCTGGCATAGCCGCATCCACACCGGGGAAAAGCCCTACCGCTGTCACCTCTGTCCCTATGCCTGTGCTGACCCCTCTCGCCTCAAG TACCATATGAGGATTCACAAGGAGGAACGGAAGTATCTGTGTCCCGACTGTGGCTACAAGTGCAAGTGGGTCAACCAGCTCAAGTACCATATGACCAAGCACACAG GACTGAAGCCATACCAGTGTCCCGAGTGTGAGTACTGCACCAACCGAGCTGATGCACTGCGCGTACACCAGGAGACACGGCACCGGGAAGCACGGGCCTTCATGTGTGAGCAGTGCGGCAAGGCCTTCAAGACGCGCTTCCTGCTGCGCACCCACCTCCGCAAACACAGCGAGGCCAAACCCTATGTGTGCAATGTGTGCCACCGCGCTTTCCGCTGGGCTGCTGGCCTGCGCCATCATGCCCTCACCCACACTGACCGCCACCCCTTCTTCTGCCGCCTCTGCAGCTACAAGGCCAAGCAGAAATTCCAAGTGGTCAAGCACGTGCGCAGGCACCACCCTGACCAGGCTGACCCGAACCAGGGCGTAGGCAAAGACCCCACCACACCCACAGTGCACCTGCATGACGTGCAGTTGGAAGACCCTAaccctcctgctcctgctgctcccccAACTGGACCTGAAGGCTGA
- the ZNF142 gene encoding zinc finger protein 142 isoform X2, producing the protein MGSNVKLFRQHQRSHGAGTQGELSAVQSLPSRELLPAPKLPPGGGEPLEEAGTPLPGQESAEEEDIEEEEENGTLKDSQKALEKGQGAQQLEGDVASGTESLFKTHRCPECKRCFKKRTHLVEHLHLHFPDPSLQCPNCQKFFTSKSKLKTHLLRELGQKAHRCPLCHYSAVERNALNRHMASMHEDISNFYSDTYACPVCREEFRLSQALKEHLKSHTAAAAAEPLPLRCFQEGCSYVVPDRKAFIKHLKESHGVRAVECRHHSCPMLFATAEAMEAHHKSHYAFHCPHCDFACSNKHLFRKHKKQGHPGSEELRCTFCPFATFNPVAYQDHVGKMHAHEKIHQCPECSFATAHKRVLIRHMLLHTGEKPHKCELCDFTCRDVSYLSKHMLTHSNTKDYMCTECGYVTKWKHYLSVHMRKHAGDLRYQCNQCSYRCHRADQLSSHKLRHQGKSLMCEVCAFACKRKYELQKHMASQHHPGTPAPLYPCRYCSYQSRHKQALLSHENCKHTRLREFRCALCDYRTFSNTTLFFHKRKAHGYVPGDQVWQLRYASQEPEEGPRQCPTPPADLEPSSQLSAQPEGLDQDPGTVVDPSLDQALQETSEEDSSRRQDGSEVPQGAGLVGSPSPAEVDEGGCTLHLEALGVELGPVAEPPLEEIAEIAPVEFRPLDPSGPLRLEEPESTLTELSTFEGAGTSGLGAEEEPILEKPVPERARSPPSSEDPPNSWVGPFKATPPTETAPLPQFPESELLLKALRRQDKEQAEALVLEGRVQMVVIQGEGRAFRCPHCPFITRREKALSLHSRTGCQGRREPLLCPECGASFKQQRGLSTHLLKKCPVLLRKNKGLPRADSPIPLRPLPRGTQASENAEGGKPPPAPLEVELVLLKDAASELPREPEEIEETLATLSGSTVPPAGNCSPSETPEKFHFEQGKFHCNSCPFLCSRLSSITSHVSEGCRGGRGWGGKRGASQTQPVVSPLSSGDSAPLSNGNTECSPGDGDTALVPKQKGARFSCPTCPFSCQQERALRTHQTRGCPLEQSGELHCGLCPFTAPAAAALRLHQKRRHPTASPARGPRPPLQCGDCGFTCKQSRCLQQHRRLKHEGVKPHQCPFCDFSTTRRYRLEAHQSRHTGVGRIPCSSCPQTFGTNSKLRLHRLRVHDKTPTHFCPLCDYSGYLRHDITRHVNSCHQGTPAFACPQCEAQFSSETALKQHALRRHPEPTPPVPGSPTEATEGPLHCSRCGLLCPSPASLRGHTRKQHPRLECGACQEAFPSRPALDEHRRQQHFSHRCQLCDFAARERVGLVKHYLEQHEETSAVAAASDGDGDAGQPPLRCPFCDFACRHQLVLDHHVKGHGGTRLYKCTDCAYSTKNRQKITWHSRIHTGEKPYRCHLCPYACADPSRLKYHMRIHKEERKYLCPDCGYKCKWVNQLKYHMTKHTGLKPYQCPECEYCTNRADALRVHQETRHREARAFMCEQCGKAFKTRFLLRTHLRKHSEAKPYVCNVCHRAFRWAAGLRHHALTHTDRHPFFCRLCSYKAKQKFQVVKHVRRHHPDQADPNQGVGKDPTTPTVHLHDVQLEDPNPPAPAAPPTGPEG; encoded by the exons ATGGGCTCCAACGTCAAACTCTTCCGGCAGCACCAGCGGAGCCATGGGGCCGGGACACAGGGAGAACTGTCTGCCGTTCAGAGTCTTCCATCACGAGAGCTGTTGCCAG CTCCCAAACTGCCCCCAGGAGGGGGAGAGCCTTTGGAGGAAGCAGGTACGCCCTTGCCCGGGCAGGAGTCAGCTGAAGAGGAGGAcatagaggaagaagaggagaatggcaCCCTGAAGGACTCCCAGAAGGCCCTGGAGAAAGGCCAGGGGGCTCAGCAGTTGGAAG GGGATGTGGCTTCTGGCACCGAGTCCCTCTTCAAGACCCACAGGTGTCCAGAATGCAAGCGCTGCTTTAAGAAGCGGACCCATCTGGTGGAGCACCTGCATCTCCACTTCCCAGACCCCAGCCTCCAGTGCCCCAACTGCCAGAAGTTCTTCACCAGTAAGAGCAAGCTCAAGACCCATCTGCTCCGGGAGCTGGGCCAGAAGGCCCACCGCTGCCCACTGTGCCACTACAGTGCAGTGGAGAGGAATGCACTCAACCGCCACATGGCCAGCATGCACGAGGATATTTCCAACTTCTACTCGGACACCTATGCCTGTCCCGTCTGCCGTGAGGAATTCCGCCTCAGCCAGGCCCTTAAAGAGCATCTCAAGAGCCACACGGCAGCAGCTGCGGCCGAGCCATTGCCCCTCCGCTGCTTTCAGGAGGGCTGCAGCTACGTGGTGCCCGACCGCAAGGCCTTCATAAAGCACCTGAAGGAGAGCCATGGGGTGCGGGCTGTGGAGTGCCGCCATCACTCGTGTCCCATGCTCTTTGCCACAGCAGAAGCCATGGAGGCCCACCACAAGAGCCACTATGCCTTCCACTGCCCCCACTGTGACTTTGCCTGCTCCAACAAGCACCTGTTCCGCAAACACAAGAAGCAGGGCCACCCTGGCAGTGAAGAGCTGCGCTGCACATTCTGCCCCTTTGCCACCTTCAACCCAGTGGCCTACCAGGACCATGTGGGCAAGATGCACGCCCACGAGAAGATCCACCAGTGTCCTGAGTGCAGCTTCGCCACTGCCCACAAGAGGGTGCTCATCCGCCACATGCTGCTGCACACCG GCGAGAAGCCTCACAAGtgtgagctgtgtgacttcaCGTGCCGAGACGTGAGCTACCTATCCAAGCACATGCTGACCCACTCCAACACCAAGGATTACATGTGCACTGAGTGTGGCTATGTCACCAAATGGAAGCACTACCTCAGTGTGCACATGCGAAAACATGCAGGCGACCTCAG ATACCAGTGCAACCAGTGCTCCTACCGCTGCCACCGGGCCGATCAGCTGAGCAGCCACAAGCTGCGGCACCAGGGCAAGTCCCTGATGTGTGAGGTGTGTGCCTTTGCTTGCAAGCGGAAGTACGAGCTACAGAAGCATATGGCTTCCCAGCACCACCCCGGCACGCCAGCCCCACTCTACCCCTGCCGCTACTGCAGCTACCAGAGCCGCCACAAGCAGGCCCTGCTGAGCCACGAGAACTGCAAGCACACGCGCCTCCGCGAGTTCCGCTGTGCCCTCTGCGACTACCGCACCTTCAGCAACACCACCCTCTTCTTCCACAAGCGCAAGGCCCACGGCTACGTGCCTGGGGATCAGGTCTGGCAGCTCCGCTATGCCAGCCAGGAGCCagaagaggggcccaggcagtGCCCGACACCCCCAGCAGACTTAGAGCCCTCAAGCCAGCTGTCTGCCCAGCCTGAGGGGCTGGACCAAGACCCTGGGACTGTGGTGGACCCCAGCTTGGACCAGGCCCTGCAAGAGACCAGTGAGGAAGACAGCAGCAGGAGACAGGATGGCAGTGAGGTtccccagggggctggcctggttggcAGCCCCAGTCCAGCAGAGGTGGATGAGGGCGGCTGCACGCTGCACCTAGAGGCCCTGGGAGTGGAGCTGGGGCCTGTCGCCGAGCCACCCCTTGAGGAGATCGCTGAAATAGCCCCTGTGGAGTTCAGGCCCTTGGATCCCTCAGGGCCGCTAAGACTGGAAGAGCCAGAATCAACTTTGACAGAGCTGTCTACCTTTGAAGGTGCTGGGACTTCTGGTTTGGGTGCTGAAGAAGAGCCCATTCTGGAAAAGCCAGTCCCTGAGCGCGCCAGAAGTCCCCCTTCCTCAGAAGATCCCCCTAACAGCTGGGTGGGACCCTTCAAGGCAACTCCACCTACGGAGACAGCACCCCTGCCCCAGTTCCCTGAATCAGAGTTGTTACTCAAGGCCCTAAGGAGGCAGGACAAAGAACAGGCAGAGGCCCTGGTGCTGGAGGGGCGGGTTCAGATGGTGGTGATACAGGGAGAGGGGCGGGCTTTCCGCTGTCCACACTGTCCTTTCATCACCCGCCGGGAGAAGGCGCTGAGTCTGCACTCTAGGACTGGGTGCCAGGGCCGCCGAGAGCCCCTGCTGTGCCCTGAGTGTGGGGCGAGCTTCAAGCAACAGCGTGGCCTCAGCACCCACCTGCTGAAGAAGTGCCCTGTTCTGCTCAGAAAGAATAAGGGTTTGCCCAGAGCAGATTCACCCATCCCTCTGCGTCCTCTGCCCCGGGGCACCCAGGCCTCAGAGAATGCAGAAGGTGGGAAGCCCCCACCTGCACCATTAGAAGTAGAGCTGGTGCTCCTAAAAGATGCTGCTTCTGAGCTTCCTAGGGAGCCAGAAGAAATAGAGGAGACTCTGGCCACGCTCTCTGGCTCCACAGTCCCTCCTGCAGGAAACTGCTCACCCTCAGAGACCCCTGAGAAGTTCCACTTTGAGCAGGGCAAGTTTCACTGCAACTCCTGCCCGTTCCTTTGTTCTCGGCTCTCCTCCATTACGTCCCACGTGTCTGAAGGCTGCCGCGGGGGACGTGGTTGGGGAGGAAAGCGAGGGGCCTCCCAGACCCAGCCTGTTGTGTCCCCACTAAGCAGTGGGGACTCTGCTCCCCTAAGCAATGGGAATACAGAGTGCAGCCCTGGTGATGGGGACACAGCTCTGGTTCCAAAGCAAAAGGGGGCTCGCTTCTCCTGCCCCACGTGTCCCTTTAGCTGCCAGCAGGAACGGGCTCTGAGGACTCACCAGACCCGGGGATGCCCCCTTGAGCAGTCTGGAGAGCTGCACTGTGGCCTCTGCCCGTTcactgctcctgctgctgctgccctgaggcTCCACCAGAAGCGGAGGCACCCCACCGCATCCCCAGCCCGTGGCCCCCGGCCCCCTCTTCAGTGTGGGGACTGTGGCTTCACCTGTAAGCAGAGCCGGTGCCTACAGCAGCACCGGCGCCTCAAGCACGAAGGCGTGAAGCCACATCAGTGCCCTTTCTGTGACTTTTCCACCACAAGACGGTATCGGTTGGAGGCTCACCAGTCCCGACACACAGGTGTTGGCCGCATCCCCTGCAGCTCCTGTCCTCAGACATTTGGTACCAACTCAAAACTGCGCTTGCACCGGCTGAGGGTCCATGACAAAACACCCACGCACTTCTGTCCACTCTGTGACTACAGTGGCTACCTTCGCCACGACATCACTCGCCATGTCAACAGCTGCCACCAGGGCACCCCGGCCTTTGCCTGCCCCCAGTGTGAGGCCCAGTTCAGCTCTGAGACAGCACTCAAGCAGCATGCTCTGCGCAGGCATCCTGAGCCTACACCCCCAGTCCCGGGCTCTCCCACAGAGGCCACTGAGGGCCCCCTGCACTGCTCCCGCTGTGGGTTGCTGTGCCCCAGTCCTGCCAGCCTGCGAGGACACACCCGTAAACAGCACCCCCGGCTCGAGTGTGGGGCTTGCCAGGAGGCCTTCCCCAGCCGGCCAGCACTGGATGAGCACCGGAGGCAACAGCATTTCAGCCACCGCtgccagctctgtgactttgctGCCCGGGAGCGGGTGGGCCTGGTGAAGCACTACTTGGAACAGCATGAGGAGACTtcagcagtggcagcagcctcAGATGGGGATGGGGATGCTGGCCAGCCGCCTCTGCGCTGCCCCTTCTGTGACTTTGCCTGCCGCCATCAGCTGGTGCTAGATCACCATGTGAAAGGGCACGGGGGCACCCGGCTCTACAAGTGCACCGACTGTGCTTACAGCACCAAGAATCGGCAGAAGATCACCTGGCATAGCCGCATCCACACCGGGGAAAAGCCCTACCGCTGTCACCTCTGTCCCTATGCCTGTGCTGACCCCTCTCGCCTCAAG TACCATATGAGGATTCACAAGGAGGAACGGAAGTATCTGTGTCCCGACTGTGGCTACAAGTGCAAGTGGGTCAACCAGCTCAAGTACCATATGACCAAGCACACAG GACTGAAGCCATACCAGTGTCCCGAGTGTGAGTACTGCACCAACCGAGCTGATGCACTGCGCGTACACCAGGAGACACGGCACCGGGAAGCACGGGCCTTCATGTGTGAGCAGTGCGGCAAGGCCTTCAAGACGCGCTTCCTGCTGCGCACCCACCTCCGCAAACACAGCGAGGCCAAACCCTATGTGTGCAATGTGTGCCACCGCGCTTTCCGCTGGGCTGCTGGCCTGCGCCATCATGCCCTCACCCACACTGACCGCCACCCCTTCTTCTGCCGCCTCTGCAGCTACAAGGCCAAGCAGAAATTCCAAGTGGTCAAGCACGTGCGCAGGCACCACCCTGACCAGGCTGACCCGAACCAGGGCGTAGGCAAAGACCCCACCACACCCACAGTGCACCTGCATGACGTGCAGTTGGAAGACCCTAaccctcctgctcctgctgctcccccAACTGGACCTGAAGGCTGA